The Myxococcus xanthus genome contains the following window.
GGGGGCGGCTCGATGGCGGGCCGAGCGGCCGCCGTTTTCGTGTTGAGCAGGAGGTTCTGCCCATCCGAAACATCGACCCAGACGGACTCGGTGTCGCCCCGTGGGATGCAGAGGTTGCGAGGCTTGTCCGAGAGCGCCACCCGTCCGAGCTGCTTGCCCGTCTGCGGGTCGAGGATGCTCACCGCGTCAGGCGAACTCATCACCACGCGCCCGCCCTGATGAACGAAGTGCACCGTGCCGCTGAGCTCCGAGATTGACCCCTCGAGGCCCGTCTCCCAGAGCAATCCGAGCGACTTCCCATCGAACGCGGCGGCCATCGAGCGGATGTCCGTCCCACCGGTGTTGGGCATGAGCCGACGGATGCGCCCGACGAAGTCGTCCGTCCCGTCCCCGTTGAGGTCCACCACCAGGGGAACGCTCGTCGTGTCCCATTGAAACGTCGATGCCTTCTCCACCCCGGGTGGCCGCGCCACGACGATGGGAGCCGGCCCCGGCCCGCCCGGGATGGGACCACCGGTGGACTCGGAGGCAGTCGTCCAGGTGATGAAGCCCACGACCAGCGCGATGAGTGCCAGAACGACGCCGCCGATGGCCGCCAGTTGAATCACCCCGACCGGGATGCCCCCACGCTCCTCGGATTCTGGTACGGGCGGGGCCTCATAGGAGGGGAGCGGTGCCTTCTCGCCCCGCGTGTCGATGGAGGCATTGCAGTAACCGCAGGTGTACAGCTCCTGTCCCTGTGTGAGGGCGAAGGGCGCGTTACAACGAGGGCAACGAGGCGAGGTCGGGCGTGCGCGAGCCATGGCGCCTCTTTACCATCCCCTCCCCATACACTCCGAGCGTGGAACCACGCCTCAGAGAAAACTGCCGATGAACCACGGCAGCCGCTCGCCCAGCTTCTGCAAGAGCCCGCGCCGCTTCCACCCGCTCCAGTGAATCTCCCGCGAGTGGCGTAAATCCTTCTCAAAGGATGCGGCGAGCTGCGCCGCCAGCGCCACGTCCTCCACCACCACCGAGCACTCCTCCAACGTCGTCAACGCCAGCGGGTCCATGTTGGTGGAGCCCACGACGGACAGGGAGTCATCCACGAGCATCGTCTTGGAATGCATCATCGACAGCTCGTACTCCCAGATGCGCACGCCGCCCTCCAGCAAGCGCGCATAGGACGCCCGCTGCGCCGCGTTCACGGGCCCGACGTCATGGTGCCGCCCGGGCACCAGCACCCGCACGTCCACGCCTTGCTTCACCTTCTCCAGCAGCATGTCACTGATGGCGTCGGAGGGAATGAAGTAGGAGTTCGCAATCCAGAGCCGCTCCTGCGCCGCCGCGATGGTGAGCAGCGTCATCCGCCGCGCGTCCGACAGGAAGCGGTTGTCCGTGCTGGCCACGAAGCCGGCGCGCGCATCCCCCGCGTAGCGAGGCTCCGGGAAGTCCGTCGCCGGCAGGAAGTCTCCACCCGCCTCCTGCCAGTTCTGCGCGAAGGCGACCTGCATCTCTCGCACGGCCGGGCCCTCCACGCGGATGTTCATGTCGCGCCAGGACTCCGCGCTCTGCGCATTCCCCATCCAGCTCTTCCAGATGCCCCAGCCGCCGGTGATGCCCACCTCGCCATCCCTCACCACCATCTTCCGGTGGTTCCGCGCCCTCAGGCGAACCGCGTCCAAGGCCACGAAGTCACCTTGGATGGGCCGGAAGTAGCGCGCGTCACAGCCGCTGGCCGCCAGCGCGGGAATCACCGCCTCGAAGTTGACGCTGCCCAATGGGTCCACGAGCACGCGGCACGCCACCCCGGGCCGCCGCGCCGCCAGCGCCCGCACCAGCCGGTCCGACGGCTCACCGGGGCGCCAGATGTAGCTGATGATGTGGATGCTGGTGCGCGCGGCGAGAATCTCCTCCTCGATGGCGTCGAAGATGAAGCCGTTCTCCACCAACTCCACGCGGTGCCCTGGCACCAGCGCCACGCCCAATGACTGGAAGAACGCGAGCGAGCGCGCCTCCGGACTGGTCCCCGGCAACGCGCGCAGGCGCA
Protein-coding sequences here:
- a CDS encoding phospholipase D-like domain-containing protein, whose amino-acid sequence is MKLAWLVPVVLIAAGCPAPNHRHDLRLRALPGTSPEARSLAFFQSLGVALVPGHRVELVENGFIFDAIEEEILAARTSIHIISYIWRPGEPSDRLVRALAARRPGVACRVLVDPLGSVNFEAVIPALAASGCDARYFRPIQGDFVALDAVRLRARNHRKMVVRDGEVGITGGWGIWKSWMGNAQSAESWRDMNIRVEGPAVREMQVAFAQNWQEAGGDFLPATDFPEPRYAGDARAGFVASTDNRFLSDARRMTLLTIAAAQERLWIANSYFIPSDAISDMLLEKVKQGVDVRVLVPGRHHDVGPVNAAQRASYARLLEGGVRIWEYELSMMHSKTMLVDDSLSVVGSTNMDPLALTTLEECSVVVEDVALAAQLAASFEKDLRHSREIHWSGWKRRGLLQKLGERLPWFIGSFL